The Scomber japonicus isolate fScoJap1 chromosome 9, fScoJap1.pri, whole genome shotgun sequence genome includes a region encoding these proteins:
- the LOC128364279 gene encoding phosphatidylinositol 4-phosphate 5-kinase-like protein 1 — MQTFAAPVFAKLRHSLDITEEEYVTSLCSGGCYLQFVSNSKSKANFFVTNDKRFFLKTQNKREVMFLLSNLQAYMEHLEKYPHSLLVRFLGVHRIVIPNQMKKYFIVMQSVFYPDERINIRFDMKGCEVGRWTNPDTGGENIIKVLKDNNFEGQHIELGQEKSWFADQVKADAAFLQGLNVLDYSLLLAHQPLHQDELDGKHSLANLVIRTTKSVDSPTGSDPTSTPLLEVSPGKVVLDTTDCGSEQGAAEATDEGIPLQEINSLPKETNTDSELQEFAKHHRRLLPNCKNSIHAIDGPDRRYFVGIIDIFTVYGLKKRLENMWKNIRFPGRAFSTVSPRKYSRRFCQWIQERTY, encoded by the exons ATGCAGACATTTGCAGCACCGGTGTTTGCTAAACTGAGGCATTCACTCGACATCACGGAGGAGGAATATGTGACATCCCTCTGCTCAGGAGGATGCTACCTGCAGTTTGTCAGCAACTCCAAGAGCAAAGCAAATTTCTTTGTCAC GAACGACAAGCGGTTCTTCCTAAAGACCCAGAACAAACGAGAGGTCATGTTTCTCCTGTCCAATCTGCAGGCATACATGGAGCACTTAGAGAAGTACCCTCATTCACTGCTGGTGAGGTTTCTAG GTGTACACAGGATTGTAATACCCAATCAAATGAAG AAGTACTTCATTGTGATGCAGAGTGTGTTTTACCCAGATGAGAGGATCAATATTAG ATTTGACATGAAAGGCTGTGAGGTGGGTCGATGGACTAACCCTGACACTGGGGGGGAAAACATCATTAAAGTGCTGAAGGACAATAACTTTGAAGGGCAGCATATTGAATTAG GTCAAGAGAAAAGCTGGTTTGCTGATCAAGTGAAAGCGGATGCTGCCTTCCTTCAAGGGCTGAATGTGCTGGACTACAGTCTCCTGCTGGCCCATCAGCCTCTGCACCAAGATGAGCTTGATGGGAAACACTCTTTGGCAAACCTTGTAATTCGTACGACAAA GTCTGTGGACAGTCCCACTGGATCAGACCCCACCAGCACTCCATTACTGGAGGTCAGTCCAGGTAAGGTGGTACTAGATACTACAGACTGTGGGTCAGAACAGGGAGCAGCGGAGGCCACTGATGAAGGGATCCCCCTCCAAGAAATAAACAGCCTTCCAAAAGAAACTAACACTGACTCAGAGCTGCAGGAATTCGCCAAACATCATCGCCGGCTACTGCCTAACTGCAAAAATAGCATTCATGCTATAGATGGGCCAGATCGTCGCTACTTTGTGGGCattattgacatttttactgtttacgGTTTGAAGAAAAGACTGGAGAACATGTGGAAAAACATCCGCTTCCCAGGCAGAGCCTTTTCCACAGTCAGCCCCCGCAAATACTCACGCAGGTTCTGCCAGTGGATACAGGAGCGCACTTACTAA
- the paxx gene encoding protein PAXX, whose amino-acid sequence MDVSQTSYCTVLDKNSQSKYICYTRIKNGAFNICLTDAADVWSTEYTEDKLKQFRQRFALKSTEDYTLKLRSACGSGDVSVMLHDSSAELHVGPSPADLSVTLLRLDGPQATEELKELLFRMADSLAQPDSKCGSPSVSPVKNHQRRAAEFEPRQQQNCAPSVTVKKRLPGASLINPGTKKKRQATGVAFDDADED is encoded by the exons ATGGATGTGAGCCAGACATCATACTGCACTGTGCTGGATAAAAACAGTCAGTCTAAATACATTTGCTACACACGCATTAAAAACGGCGCATTCAACATTTG TTTGACAGATGCTGCAGATGTTTGGAGCACGGAGTACACCGAGGACAAGCTGAAACAGTTT agACAGAGGTTTGCCTTGAAATCTACAGAGGATTACACCCTAAAACTCAG GTCGGCTTGTGGTAGCGGGGATGTGTCTGTTATGTTGCATGACAGCAGTGCAGAGCTCCATGTGGGCCCCAGTCCTGCTGACCTGAGCGTGACCCTGCTCAGGCTGGACGGCCCACAGGCAACAGAGGAGCTCAAGGAGCTGCTGTTCAGGATGGCCGACAGCCTTGCTCAGCCTGACAGTAAAT GTGGATCCCCCTCCGTCAGTCCAGTGAAAAATCACCAAAGGCGGGCCGCAG AATTTGAACCCCGACAACAGCAGAATTGTGCTCCTTCAGTGACGGTGAAGAAACGACTTCCAGGCGCTTCGCTCATCAACCCAGGAACCAAAAA GAAGCGTCAAGCAACCGGTGTGGCCTTCGATGATGCAGATGAGGACTGA